One Prunus dulcis chromosome 7, ALMONDv2, whole genome shotgun sequence DNA segment encodes these proteins:
- the LOC117635588 gene encoding uncharacterized metal-dependent hydrolase YabD isoform X1 → MKLFDAHCHLQDPRIFDKAPHLITAAVDSGVVRFAVNGVSEKDWHLVKQISESYPCVIPCFGLHPCRYVAERTPNWLNTLKQFFEATPSAAVGEIGLDKGSQGKKVDFTDQVNVFRQQLEIAKELKRPASIHCVRAFGDLLQIMKSLGPFPAGVILHSYLGSAEMVPEFAYLGAYFSFSGFLMSMKVHKAKRMLKMVPSERILLETDAPDALPKSELDSAHLVEGASLPEELQSIEISSAPFAGARDVSTFPKEALNHPENIHKVLIYVASLVEMTKEELAEVTYQNAVRLFSYDTCGGQS, encoded by the exons ATGAAATTGTTTGACGCACACTGTCACTTGCAAGACCCAAGAATCTTTGACAAGGCACCCCACTTGATTACAGCAGCCGTTGATTCTGGCGTTGTTCGTTTTGCTGTTAATGGAGTCTCTGAG AAAGATTGGCATTTGGTCAAGCAGATTAGTGAGTCCTATCCTTGCGTAATTCCCTGCTTCGGTCTCCATCCCTG TAGGTATGTTGCAGAGAGGACACCCAATTGGCTCAACACTTTAAAACAATTCTTCGAGGCTACTCCCTCTGCTGCAGTTGGAGAG ATTGGCTTGGACAAAGGTTCACAAGGGAAGAAGGTTGATTTCACAGATCAG GTTAATGTATTCAGGCAACAACTTGAAATTGCAAAAGAGTTAAAAAGGCCAGCATCCATCCACTGTGTTCGTGCTTTTGGAGACCTTCTTCAGATAATGAA ATCTTTGGGTCCTTTTCCTGCTGGCGTCATTCTTCATTCTTACCTAGGTTCTGCTGAGATGGTTCCTGAATTTGCCTATCTTGGTGcttacttttctttctctggATTTCTTATGTCCATGAAAGTACACAAGGCAAAGAGGATGCTGAAGATG GTGCCTTCTGAAAGAATTTTACTGGAGACAGATGCACCTGATGCATTACCCAAGTCTGAGTTAGATTCTGCGCATCTGGTTGAAGGAGCTTCCCTCCCTGAAGAGCTTCAGTCAATAGAAATTTCCTCAGCTCCATTTGCTGGTGCAAGAGATGTATCAACATTTCCAAAAGAAGCACTAAATCACCCAGAAAATATTCACAAG GTACTCATCTATGTAGCATCTTTGGTAGAGATGACCAAAGAAGAACTCGCTGAAGTAACTTACCAAAATGCAGTACGCTTATTCTCTTACGATACCTGTGGCGGGCAATCTTAA
- the LOC117635588 gene encoding uncharacterized metal-dependent hydrolase YabD isoform X2: MKLFDAHCHLQDPRIFDKAPHLITAAVDSGVVRFAVNGVSEKDWHLVKQISESYPCVIPCFGLHPWYVAERTPNWLNTLKQFFEATPSAAVGEIGLDKGSQGKKVDFTDQVNVFRQQLEIAKELKRPASIHCVRAFGDLLQIMKSLGPFPAGVILHSYLGSAEMVPEFAYLGAYFSFSGFLMSMKVHKAKRMLKMVPSERILLETDAPDALPKSELDSAHLVEGASLPEELQSIEISSAPFAGARDVSTFPKEALNHPENIHKVLIYVASLVEMTKEELAEVTYQNAVRLFSYDTCGGQS; encoded by the exons ATGAAATTGTTTGACGCACACTGTCACTTGCAAGACCCAAGAATCTTTGACAAGGCACCCCACTTGATTACAGCAGCCGTTGATTCTGGCGTTGTTCGTTTTGCTGTTAATGGAGTCTCTGAG AAAGATTGGCATTTGGTCAAGCAGATTAGTGAGTCCTATCCTTGCGTAATTCCCTGCTTCGGTCTCCATCCCTG GTATGTTGCAGAGAGGACACCCAATTGGCTCAACACTTTAAAACAATTCTTCGAGGCTACTCCCTCTGCTGCAGTTGGAGAG ATTGGCTTGGACAAAGGTTCACAAGGGAAGAAGGTTGATTTCACAGATCAG GTTAATGTATTCAGGCAACAACTTGAAATTGCAAAAGAGTTAAAAAGGCCAGCATCCATCCACTGTGTTCGTGCTTTTGGAGACCTTCTTCAGATAATGAA ATCTTTGGGTCCTTTTCCTGCTGGCGTCATTCTTCATTCTTACCTAGGTTCTGCTGAGATGGTTCCTGAATTTGCCTATCTTGGTGcttacttttctttctctggATTTCTTATGTCCATGAAAGTACACAAGGCAAAGAGGATGCTGAAGATG GTGCCTTCTGAAAGAATTTTACTGGAGACAGATGCACCTGATGCATTACCCAAGTCTGAGTTAGATTCTGCGCATCTGGTTGAAGGAGCTTCCCTCCCTGAAGAGCTTCAGTCAATAGAAATTTCCTCAGCTCCATTTGCTGGTGCAAGAGATGTATCAACATTTCCAAAAGAAGCACTAAATCACCCAGAAAATATTCACAAG GTACTCATCTATGTAGCATCTTTGGTAGAGATGACCAAAGAAGAACTCGCTGAAGTAACTTACCAAAATGCAGTACGCTTATTCTCTTACGATACCTGTGGCGGGCAATCTTAA
- the LOC117635588 gene encoding uncharacterized metal-dependent hydrolase YabD isoform X3 — MKLFDAHCHLQDPRIFDKAPHLITAAVDSGVVRFAVNGVSEKDWHLVKQISESYPCVIPCFGLHPCRYVAERTPNWLNTLKQFFEATPSAAVGEIGLDKGSQGKKVDFTDQVNVFRQQLEIAKELKRPASIHCVRAFGDLLQIMKSLGPFPAGVILHSYLGSAEMVPEFAYLGAYFSFSGFLMSMKVHKAKRMLKMVPSERILLETDAPDALPKSELDSAHLVEGASLPEELQSIEISSAPFAGARDVSTFPKEALNHPENIHKVL; from the exons ATGAAATTGTTTGACGCACACTGTCACTTGCAAGACCCAAGAATCTTTGACAAGGCACCCCACTTGATTACAGCAGCCGTTGATTCTGGCGTTGTTCGTTTTGCTGTTAATGGAGTCTCTGAG AAAGATTGGCATTTGGTCAAGCAGATTAGTGAGTCCTATCCTTGCGTAATTCCCTGCTTCGGTCTCCATCCCTG TAGGTATGTTGCAGAGAGGACACCCAATTGGCTCAACACTTTAAAACAATTCTTCGAGGCTACTCCCTCTGCTGCAGTTGGAGAG ATTGGCTTGGACAAAGGTTCACAAGGGAAGAAGGTTGATTTCACAGATCAG GTTAATGTATTCAGGCAACAACTTGAAATTGCAAAAGAGTTAAAAAGGCCAGCATCCATCCACTGTGTTCGTGCTTTTGGAGACCTTCTTCAGATAATGAA ATCTTTGGGTCCTTTTCCTGCTGGCGTCATTCTTCATTCTTACCTAGGTTCTGCTGAGATGGTTCCTGAATTTGCCTATCTTGGTGcttacttttctttctctggATTTCTTATGTCCATGAAAGTACACAAGGCAAAGAGGATGCTGAAGATG GTGCCTTCTGAAAGAATTTTACTGGAGACAGATGCACCTGATGCATTACCCAAGTCTGAGTTAGATTCTGCGCATCTGGTTGAAGGAGCTTCCCTCCCTGAAGAGCTTCAGTCAATAGAAATTTCCTCAGCTCCATTTGCTGGTGCAAGAGATGTATCAACATTTCCAAAAGAAGCACTAAATCACCCAGAAAATATTCACAAG GTTCTTTGA
- the LOC117635588 gene encoding uncharacterized metal-dependent hydrolase YabD isoform X4, with protein sequence MKLFDAHCHLQDPRIFDKAPHLITAAVDSGVVRFAVNGVSEIGLDKGSQGKKVDFTDQVNVFRQQLEIAKELKRPASIHCVRAFGDLLQIMKSLGPFPAGVILHSYLGSAEMVPEFAYLGAYFSFSGFLMSMKVHKAKRMLKMVPSERILLETDAPDALPKSELDSAHLVEGASLPEELQSIEISSAPFAGARDVSTFPKEALNHPENIHKVLIYVASLVEMTKEELAEVTYQNAVRLFSYDTCGGQS encoded by the exons ATGAAATTGTTTGACGCACACTGTCACTTGCAAGACCCAAGAATCTTTGACAAGGCACCCCACTTGATTACAGCAGCCGTTGATTCTGGCGTTGTTCGTTTTGCTGTTAATGGAGTCTCTGAG ATTGGCTTGGACAAAGGTTCACAAGGGAAGAAGGTTGATTTCACAGATCAG GTTAATGTATTCAGGCAACAACTTGAAATTGCAAAAGAGTTAAAAAGGCCAGCATCCATCCACTGTGTTCGTGCTTTTGGAGACCTTCTTCAGATAATGAA ATCTTTGGGTCCTTTTCCTGCTGGCGTCATTCTTCATTCTTACCTAGGTTCTGCTGAGATGGTTCCTGAATTTGCCTATCTTGGTGcttacttttctttctctggATTTCTTATGTCCATGAAAGTACACAAGGCAAAGAGGATGCTGAAGATG GTGCCTTCTGAAAGAATTTTACTGGAGACAGATGCACCTGATGCATTACCCAAGTCTGAGTTAGATTCTGCGCATCTGGTTGAAGGAGCTTCCCTCCCTGAAGAGCTTCAGTCAATAGAAATTTCCTCAGCTCCATTTGCTGGTGCAAGAGATGTATCAACATTTCCAAAAGAAGCACTAAATCACCCAGAAAATATTCACAAG GTACTCATCTATGTAGCATCTTTGGTAGAGATGACCAAAGAAGAACTCGCTGAAGTAACTTACCAAAATGCAGTACGCTTATTCTCTTACGATACCTGTGGCGGGCAATCTTAA